The following are encoded together in the Bacillota bacterium genome:
- a CDS encoding stage III sporulation protein D, with protein sequence MREYIRRRVLDVAGHIIETKSTVRQ encoded by the coding sequence ATGAGAGAGTACATCCGGCGTCGGGTGCTGGACGTGGCTGGCCACATCATCGAGACCAAGTCCACGGTCAGACAG